Proteins found in one Deltaproteobacteria bacterium genomic segment:
- a CDS encoding DUF6282 family protein, whose protein sequence is MEEEKKDGISRRGFLKAVGVIGAVTVAQKAMAQMPTLVAANPLVGTIDMHVHAGPDTASRSVNDFELAQKAKELGMRGVVTKNHEFITNDRAYLVRQIIPGIEVFGGITLNESVGGINPEAVDLMIKFTGGCGKIVWLPTHGSANHKSFFAKKADAGGIRVIDASGSVVPELRKVLKLIAKADIIFATGHVSGKEILASVKAAKQEGVRKVLVTHAMQSPGELSIDDLKRCVEAGAFIEHCYLTYLMGPQAALGWMKGWKHIPIEEFAKAIKEVGAENCVIATDLGQYMNPIPADGMKEFILALMSKGITQEQINLMAKKNPARLLGLEPM, encoded by the coding sequence ATGGAAGAAGAGAAAAAGGACGGGATTAGCCGACGGGGTTTCTTGAAAGCCGTCGGGGTTATTGGAGCAGTTACCGTTGCTCAGAAAGCGATGGCTCAGATGCCCACTCTGGTGGCCGCCAACCCGCTGGTGGGGACCATTGACATGCATGTGCACGCAGGTCCAGATACGGCATCCCGCTCGGTGAATGATTTCGAGTTGGCCCAGAAGGCTAAAGAGCTGGGAATGCGCGGAGTGGTGACTAAAAATCATGAATTTATCACTAATGACCGGGCCTACCTGGTGCGACAAATTATCCCGGGAATTGAAGTGTTCGGAGGAATTACTCTGAATGAGTCGGTGGGCGGGATCAACCCCGAGGCGGTGGATCTAATGATTAAGTTCACCGGCGGCTGCGGGAAGATCGTCTGGTTGCCCACCCATGGTTCGGCCAATCACAAATCCTTCTTTGCCAAGAAGGCTGACGCGGGAGGAATCCGGGTAATTGATGCTTCCGGTAGCGTGGTCCCCGAGCTGCGAAAAGTCTTGAAGCTGATTGCGAAAGCCGACATTATTTTTGCAACCGGCCACGTCTCGGGCAAAGAAATTCTCGCTTCCGTCAAGGCTGCCAAGCAGGAGGGGGTGCGAAAGGTTTTGGTGACTCACGCCATGCAATCCCCGGGTGAATTATCTATCGATGATTTGAAACGTTGTGTAGAGGCTGGAGCTTTCATTGAACACTGTTATCTTACGTATTTGATGGGACCACAAGCAGCCTTGGGCTGGATGAAGGGCTGGAAGCATATCCCAATTGAAGAATTCGCAAAAGCCATCAAAGAAGTAGGGGCGGAGAATTGTGTTATTGCCACGGACCTTGGCCAGTACATGAACCCCATCCCTGCTGATGGAATGAAGGAGTTTATCCTTGCTCTGATGAGCAAGGGCATAACCCAAGAGCAGATCAACTTGATGGCCAAGAAAAACCCAGCCCGGCTGTTAGGGCTTGAACCTATGTGA